A segment of the Leptospira barantonii genome:
GCTAAGGCGAGCGTAACTCTTGCGCCGCTCGCACCGAGCGGATGTCCGATCGCGATCGCGCCGCCGTTTACGTTCGTTTTATCCGGATTCAATTTTAATTCTCTCATAACCGCCAAAACCTGGGAAGAATACGCTTCGTTGATCTCAAAAAGATCCACGTCTTCGATCGCCACGCCTGCATTCTTTAGAGCTTTTGGAATCGCGAACACCGGACCCAAGCCCATCATCTTTGGATCACAGCCTACGTTTGCGTAACCGAGAATTTTTGCCAAAGGTTTTAAGCCGCGATTTTCAATTGCAGTCTCCGATGCCAATAGAATCGAAACCGCGCCGTCGTTGATTCCCGAGGCGTTACCCGCGGTTACAGTTCCTTCTTTTAGGAACGCGGTGGGAAGATTTTTTAACTGCGAAACACATTCTTCTCCTCGGATTTGTTCGTCCTTGTTTAGTAGAAACGATTTTTTTCCCTTGGTCTGAACGGGAATCATTTCATCGGAAAAGATTCCGTTGTTCGAAGCCCTTTCGGCTCTGACCTGGGAAATTCCGGCCCATTCGTCTTGGTCCATTCTGGAAATCTTATATTCTTTCGCAATATTCTCCGCCGTTAAACCCATCGTAAGATCGACGAAACAATCGGTAAGACTTTGAGCGAGTCTGTCTTCCGCGATCGTATCTCCGTATTTGTTTCCCCATCTTGCGTTTTTTAAAACGAAAGGCGCGTTGCTCATCGATTCGGTTCCTCCCGCAAGAATCAGTTCGTTTTCTTTGGAAAGAATTTTTCTCGCTCCGATCAAAACACTTTCAAGGCCCGAGCCGCAAAGTCGGTTGACTGTAAGCGCGCTTGAGCTTTGAGAAAGCCCCGATCTAAGAGCGATATGTCTTGCGAGATAAGCGGAATCTTTATCGTCTTGGATTACGTTTCCGTAAATTGCTTCTTCGATTTCGTTTGGATCGACTCCGGTTTTACGAATCGTTTCTTTTGCGGTGATCACTCCCAGCTCGGACGAACTGAAATCTTTCAATCCTCCTCCGAATTTTCCGAAAGGGGTTCTGGCCCCGTCGACTATATAAACCATAACGTTTCTCCTGTTTTATTAGTGCATATACACTATATAAATCTAAATCTTAGACGTGTTTCATTTTAGAATTTTTTAAATTATAAGGATTCCTCGAAATCGGATTGTAGGATCGGAAGTTTTCTCACTTCGGAAAGAATCGAAAGTGTTTCTTTGAATTTCGTTTTTCCGAGCGATTCCGTGATCGAAGATTGCGCTTGTTTCCAGAGTTCGATCGCTTCTTCCAGTTTCGATTCTCCCTTTTTCGTGAGAAAAACGGATCGTATGTTTCCGGATTCTTTCTTTTCGATTTTAATGAGCCCGTCGCGTTTTAGAATTTCCAAACTTCTCTGAAGGGTGGTTCTATCTATGTCCGTGATTTTGGAAAGATCGGTGATACTACATTCTTCCTCGTGAGCGATGCTGACCAAGATCGTAAATTGTGTGATTCTCAATCCTGCCGGCTTTAGAATAAAATCGTAATACGATGTGATCTTTCGTGTGGTTCTTCTTAAACTTACGTTTAAGCAGGATAACCCGACTGCTTTCAGACTTTGATTGGAAAGTTTCACGATCGATACCTCGTTTAAAAAACCAGACTCCGATTCTCGGATAAAATTACAACGATCCTAAACGGAAACGGTTTCCTTTTTTGACAAAGGGCGAATGAATTCTCCCATTTGTTCCAATACCTGTGCGGGTAAGAACGCCGGTTTTTTCGTCTCGAAGTTGATCCACATTCCATAGGAACGAACGCGGCTAACGAGTTTTTCGTCCGATTCGCGGTAAAGTTCCTGATGAAAGATCGCTCTCGTCTTTTTGATGAATTCTACTTTGGTTTTTACGATCACCGTATCGGGATATTTTAAATCCCCGAGATATTCGTATTCGGCTTTGTAAACGATGGGACCGATTCCTTCTTGTTTCATCTTTTCGAGATCGACGCCGGAGGTTACAAAGGCTTTCATCTTTGCTTCGTCGCAATAAGAATTGTAGTTCTGATTGTTTACGTGTCCGTTTACGTCGGTATCGCTGAATCGAACGGGGATTCTGGATTCGAATCTGAATTCTTCGTTCATACGTTTGTTTCTCCTTCTGCTTGTTGCGTGCGGCTTGGGTTTATTTATATAGTGCATATACACTATATAAAGTCAAGACATTGTCGGGACGTTTTTTAGCTCATTATTTTTTATTCTTCGTTCGGTTTAGGAGAGAATGGCGTTCACCATTCTCCCGTATTCGGCATGGAAACCCAAGGTTCTTCGGGTGGAAGCGAATGTCCTTTTTGAAGTAATTCGACCGAGATCATATCGGGGGAACGGATGAAGGCCATTCTTCCGTCGCGAGGAGGGCGATTGATCGTGATTCCTCTGGATGCGATTCTGGAACAGGTTTCGTAGATGTTATCGACTTCAAAAGCTAAATGGCCGAAGTTTCTTCCGCCCGTATAAGCTTCTTTTTGTCCCCAGTTGTATGTGAGTTCGATTTCGGGGGCGTCGGTTTCTCCCGTCGATAGAAAGACGAGAGTGTATTTTCCTTCGGGATGTTCTTTCTTTCTTACGACGACAAGTTCCAGGGTCATACAAAAGAAATCGAGGGCCTTTTCCAAATCCAAAACTCGTATCATGGTGTGAAGATATTTCATGGTTTCTCCGTTCCAGGTTTCTGACGATTTCAAGGACGACAATTCGTAAAATTTGAAAATTTGTAGGAACTCCTTCGGAGTTTTTCGACGGTGAGATCCGGTTTTACCCCTTTTTGAACGGCTTGGGGAGAATTTTTTTTCATTTTTTTATTTTCTCGTTTGGGGGTTTGCGTGCTGAAAAAGTAGGAACTCCTATGTTTTCGGAGGATTTGGTCGGAATTCCGATTTTGAGTTTGAAGTTGTTGTTGGGTGATTATGTCTCATATTGACCCTGAGAACTTGGAAATACTCTGTGTTTCTTCGGAAAATGTAGGAACTACTTCGTTTTTCGGAGGACTTACGATAGATTCTGGCTCTTTCGTCGACGTTGGAATTGATACCTTTTTGGATAACCTGATCTTGTTCTAACTGAAATTCCTAATTTTTAAGAAAAGATGCTTAAATTCTTTTCAAATTTTCGAAGAATTGAATGCCTAAAAAATAAACAAAGTCCGTTGACTTAGCATTTGTTCCAAATTATCTCAAAATAGCGCCTCAGGCGATTGTAATGAATACAAATTCTCCAGTTGTGCGTTTGTTTTTAAGTAGAACTGTTCGAAAAATGAAAACGTTTGCGTTTAACGAAGGCAATCGTATTTCGATTAAGCATCTTTCTTGAGTTTGTGTTCACCGCAATCAAGTCTATAATAAAAATTGCAAATACTAAGCTGGTTCAATCGAAGCTGTATTCTTTGGAATCAATATTAGTCCAAAATACTTAATAAAAATAGAATATTCAAAAATTATAAATTACTGAACGGATTTTTCGATAAAAACGGGCCGAAATAAATTTTTTGATTTATTTCTTCAAAGCGGTTAGTCAGATTGGTATTGAAGATTCGGTCTTCAAAAATAAAAACTCATCTGAGGTTTCAATCATGAAAACAAACAAACTGATTTCTGTAATTTCCCTTCTTGGCCTTTTGGCAACAAGCTCCGTATTTGCCGTGTCCGAAGAAGTTGAAGATCAACTGCTTGAAAAAGCGATCGTTGAAAGCGCGGTTACTAAAGAACAAAAAACTGCGGTAGGAAATTATTTGAAAGCTGTTGCTCAACAAAAAGCGACCAGAGCAGAAGAGCTTCGCGAACTTGCAAGAAGATCCACCGGTGGAAAATTTCTCGCAAGCAACGTTCAATCTCAAAAATACCTGAAACAAGCGCAAGCGCTTGAAAAAGAAGCTCAAAGATATCAATCCGTTCTTGGAAGTCTTTAATTCTTCATTCAACCTGTTTTTCTTAGGTTGAATAAAAGGGGCGCCTGTTAGGCGCCTTTTTTATTGTACGAGGAAGGGTAGCGCAAAGAAAACCAAAACCGTCAGCTCGAAAAATTCTTACTAATTCGTTTTTGCTTTATTGGAAGAAGCGGAGTTGTTGCGGTTCGGATTCGGAAAACAGCTTAAGGAAAGTCCTTCCACAAGATAACAAATAGCGTCCGGAGAAACGCACTTATGTCCGTCGTCGTATGTTTGTCCGTTGACGATGAGTTCGATTTTTTGACAGACCATCTTTTCCTTTACGGTTTGGTTTGCATCCTGCGCTCCGATATTCGAGTTCCAGGAAAGAATCAGAATCGCTATTCCTAAAAAAGGAAAAATCAGTTTTGGCAGGTTTCTTTTTGGTGCATGTTTTACGGAGTTCATAACGGTTTTGCGGTTCCCTTTGCTTTAGAATACTGCTTTCTCATTTCGTTTCTCTGTCAACTAAAGGATTCAGACCATTCTTTCCTTTGGGAATGTTCCGAATCGTAAGATAACTTAGGATTAGGACGGGCGTTAAAAAGATTCCAACCCAAGCCAAATTGATCGGCGTTCTCCAGGATAACTCCGGATCCGTCCAGGAAGGTAAGTAGGGGAGAATAGTTTCCGGAAAAAAGCCCGGTCTTTTTGAGGGATTCGCCTCCATTGTATGATAAAGGGAAGCGGTATGATCGAACCAAAATTTTCCGATCCAGATTTGATAAGCGACACAAAGACCCGCGATCGACCAGGCGACTTTCTCTGAAAGGGATCGAAGGGTTTTCCAACCCGCAATCAGAGGAAGAAAAAAGATCGGAGCCGAGCTCCATTGAAATCTTCCGGGTAAGGAAAGACAACCGTAGGAGCATGGATGTCCCGCGTTTAGACCAAGTTGTAGAATCAATATAAGCAAAAGAAGAATTCCGATTCTCCTTAAATTCTTATCTTGAAAAAGAAATATCCATCCTAAACTTCCCGGAATCCAGATCAAAGGATTTTGGTAAAAAAGTCCTTGGTTGCGATCCATAAATAGACCGGAAAAGACCGTGATCCAATGTGATAGATCGAAGGTAAAGATCGGCGGAGAATTGAGTTGTGTGCCGCTACCGATTTCGATTGTACTTTGAATCGTTCCGTAAGGTCCGCGCACGGATTCGAACCAAAGAAAATTACAAATCAATAATCCGATTATGAATCCGATAGAAGTTCCTAAGTAGATCGTTTTGGATCGGAGGTTCCATTCTTTTTGGATCAAACCCCAGGCAAGAAGAATGGCGACAACGGGGAGATTTTTCGCGTGAAGCCAGGCCATGATTCCGGTTGCGAATCCACATGTGAAAAGTAGAATATTTTGATTTTTGAATGTTTGGTTCGTTTTGAGGAATAGTAGGATTGTAACGGAAAGTGTGAACAAAATTCCAGTCGGTAAGTCCGGGAAGATTTGTCCCGCCGCCATAGGAAAGGGTAAGCTGATTGAATAGAAAATTCCGAGCGCGGCGGCTTCTTTTCGGGAAAGATGAAACATTCTTCCCATTGCGTAAAAAAGAAATGGGAGAATTCCCGCTAAAATTGCGAGGCCGATTCGTGCTCCTTTTATGCCGGACAGAATGTATCCCGGAAGCGCGAGGATGGCAACGCCAATGGAATGAATGCTATAGAGTTTTCCATTCCTTGCCGTTGTATGATTTTCAACGTCTACAGGGCCGATGATTTTTTTTGTAACGTGATCTTCTTCGTAATTATTTTTTAGATCAAAGTCCCCGTCGCTTCGGATGCTTTCGGAGATCATCAGATAGTGTGGTTCGTCTCCGGTAATCGGCAGTTTCTTTTTTTTATCCCAGCTAAGAATCGCTCCGACGTAATATAGGGCAGGTAGGCAAAGAATTAGGATGATGGAAACTTTTCGCATCTTTGGAAGATTCTTTTTTCCTTTGTGTTTGTCAATCACGACGTAAGTCGTCTTTATTCTAACTTGGTGAAGTGATGACGCGATAATGCGGATCGTATGCGTGTACGCGTGGTTGTGTAAACGCGTTGTTCTCGTTTCTGTGATAATATTTTGATTTGGGAAGATTTTTTTGACGGTTCTTTGAGCTTTGTGTTTGTTTCTCGGAACCGCTTAGGGTATGGAATATGTTCTTTTAAATATGGATCAAAGGATTGATTCTCCCTTGGCGGAAAGAACGAATAAGGTTGTTACGTTACTCGTTCCTGAAAGTTATTTCGATCGTTTGTCTTTGGGTGATCAAAGAAAGTTAGGTAAGAAACTTCCGTATCTTCTGAGAAGATTTTCGAATTTTATGGTCGCGAGAAGTCGTTTGAATCGAAATGCCGGGGCGACTTTGTATCAGAATCCTGGCAAAATGAAAAAGATTAATTTTAGGGTGAATACCGGGCATTGGGCTATATTGGGTGCACTTGCTCATGCACACGGGGTTTCTCGGTGTTATCTTTTTAACTTTCTTTTGTCGTTGGATGAGGTCGGGGTTGGAGATTCGATCGTGAAAATTTTGGATGGAGGAGTTCCTACGTTTCACGAAAATTACAAATACATCTGGCAACTGGATCTAACAAACAACAGAATTAGTAGACATTTAGAATTTTCACCAAACCCGCTTCGAACGTTCTACGACACGAGTTTTCCTTGGTATCAAAAATTTCGAACATCCTGAAGGCTTGAAATGCACAAAAGGATAAAAACAACAAAACGAAATCACAATCATGAAACAAGAATCGACTAACGCACAGTAAACGCGTGGGCGATCAACATCAAGCCGCATTCAAAACGATTCTTCCACCATCCGAATTCCGGGAGGAAGGAATTCTTCCGTTTCCAATTCCAAAACGCAAGAATGATCCAACAAACGAGAGTGGCCAAACGCATCCGAGCGAGAAACAATGCGACCGACAAACGTACAGGATTCTCTACTTTTCACACCGTAGATTGCACCCTGAATCGTATCTCCTTCAACCGAAGACAATTTCCGATCGACCGAAAGTTTGATCCGATTGTCGATCAACTGCATCGGAGTTCCAATAAAGACCCCGGCCGGGTCCATCAATTCTATATAGAATTTACGAGGGTAATAAATACTTCTAAGAATTTTCTTTTCCGAGTTCATCATACAAATAAGAATGCAAAAAAACTTTTGCAAACGGATTCCAAATCGTTGAAAATTTCCGATCTTGGATTACAAATTGCGCAACAAACGATAAACGCAGGAAAGAATCTTACATTTCAGGTTTACAGAATGCGCGCCGTTTTTAGTCTTGAGGCGTAGGTTTTCATGAATCCAAGTACGGTCCGACTGAATTTCAAATTGAATCTGATTCGTCATTTGCGTGACGGAAAAAGAATGACCCTGGAAGAACTCTCAAGCGTAACCGGTGTCACAAATCAAAAGGATCTCAAAGAACAACTCGGAGAACTTTTTTTTCTCGGTGCGACTCCTCACGTGGCCGATTTGATTCAGGTCGATTACGATTCGGAGACGGATACGTTCGGATTGATTCTTCCGTTTCGTTTTGATTCCAGTCTTCGTCTCAGCATCCGAGAATGGCTTACTCTAAGAAAAATTTTAGAAGAAGCCGCCGAAAGTCATATTCAAGAATCGAACGCAAATGCGAGCCCGAACGCAACGATCCAAAAGATTCTTCAGAAAATCACATCGATCGTTCCGGTCGCGGGACAAGACGCG
Coding sequences within it:
- a CDS encoding VOC family protein, which produces MKYLHTMIRVLDLEKALDFFCMTLELVVVRKKEHPEGKYTLVFLSTGETDAPEIELTYNWGQKEAYTGGRNFGHLAFEVDNIYETCSRIASRGITINRPPRDGRMAFIRSPDMISVELLQKGHSLPPEEPWVSMPNTGEW
- a CDS encoding LIC10421/LIC12816 family protein, with the translated sequence MKTNKLISVISLLGLLATSSVFAVSEEVEDQLLEKAIVESAVTKEQKTAVGNYLKAVAQQKATRAEELRELARRSTGGKFLASNVQSQKYLKQAQALEKEAQRYQSVLGSL
- a CDS encoding thiolase family protein → MVYIVDGARTPFGKFGGGLKDFSSSELGVITAKETIRKTGVDPNEIEEAIYGNVIQDDKDSAYLARHIALRSGLSQSSSALTVNRLCGSGLESVLIGARKILSKENELILAGGTESMSNAPFVLKNARWGNKYGDTIAEDRLAQSLTDCFVDLTMGLTAENIAKEYKISRMDQDEWAGISQVRAERASNNGIFSDEMIPVQTKGKKSFLLNKDEQIRGEECVSQLKNLPTAFLKEGTVTAGNASGINDGAVSILLASETAIENRGLKPLAKILGYANVGCDPKMMGLGPVFAIPKALKNAGVAIEDVDLFEINEAYSSQVLAVMRELKLNPDKTNVNGGAIAIGHPLGASGARVTLALAYELKRRNLRIGVASLCIGGGQGIAIVLENYNF
- a CDS encoding MarR family winged helix-turn-helix transcriptional regulator; this encodes MKLSNQSLKAVGLSCLNVSLRRTTRKITSYYDFILKPAGLRITQFTILVSIAHEEECSITDLSKITDIDRTTLQRSLEILKRDGLIKIEKKESGNIRSVFLTKKGESKLEEAIELWKQAQSSITESLGKTKFKETLSILSEVRKLPILQSDFEESL
- a CDS encoding DUF1564 domain-containing protein, with product MEYVLLNMDQRIDSPLAERTNKVVTLLVPESYFDRLSLGDQRKLGKKLPYLLRRFSNFMVARSRLNRNAGATLYQNPGKMKKINFRVNTGHWAILGALAHAHGVSRCYLFNFLLSLDEVGVGDSIVKILDGGVPTFHENYKYIWQLDLTNNRISRHLEFSPNPLRTFYDTSFPWYQKFRTS
- a CDS encoding acyl-CoA thioesterase, whose protein sequence is MNEEFRFESRIPVRFSDTDVNGHVNNQNYNSYCDEAKMKAFVTSGVDLEKMKQEGIGPIVYKAEYEYLGDLKYPDTVIVKTKVEFIKKTRAIFHQELYRESDEKLVSRVRSYGMWINFETKKPAFLPAQVLEQMGEFIRPLSKKETVSV